The stretch of DNA TGACGTTGTCGGAGTCTTTGAACCTGCCGGCGAACGACGCGTCTGTATAGCGGTAGAGGTCGCGGTGGAGCTGGAGGATCACGCCAGGGGTCACGGGGATGTCGTCGTGGCGCCGGTGGATCATGTCCAGCACGTAGCGGTATCCCGCTATCTCGCGCTCGTCGCGGTTGCGGGGCCGAGAGTCTTCGGCCATGAGCTCGCGCAGGCGCTTGTCCGTCGTTGAGACGTTCTCAATGCGGTTGGAGGCGCCCGTGGACTGTATCTTTGCGACGTCGCAGAGCTTTGAGAGGGTCTCGGGCTGGGTCTGGCGATAGAGCGTCTCCCTGCCCTTGCGCTCGCGCACGTCTCCCAGCGCCGCCATGACCTTGGGAGTCATGAGCCTGGACAGTATGCGGTCGTAGTCGAATTGCATGGTTCGTATCCTCGCCATCTGAAATAGTATCTTAGCCATATCATAGCATTTTGGCTAAGATACGAGAAATGCAGTTTTCTGTCGAGAATGTGCTTCGCCAGCGCTTTCAGACAACGTGGAGCGTCTTTGCACCCTGCCCGACCCACGTCTTGCCCGGCCCCCGTCTCGCCCGGCCCGCCCCCAATGCAAGAAGGGCCGCCAGACGGCGACCCTTCTCGTATCCGACAACATGCCGGACGTGCGATCGTTTCAGTGAACGCGCCTTTTCGGCAGACGCTCGCTTCCCCGGTCTATTCAGCCTTGGGGGCTTCGGCCTCTTCCTTGGCTTCTTCAGCGGTTTCGGCGGCCTCTTCGGCAGCTTCTTCCTTGGCCTCGACGGCTTCTTCGACCTTTTCCTCAAGCTCGTCGGCAGGCTTTTCCTCTTCAGCCTTCTCGACCTTCTTGGGGGCAGCCTTCTTCGGCGTCGCCTTTTTGGCGGCAGCCTTGCGCTCGGCCTTCGGCACGCACGGCTCGGTGACCAGCTCCATGATGACCATGGGAGCGTTGTCGCCCTTGCGGTTGCCCAGCTTCATGATGCGCGTGTAGCCGCCCGGACGATCCTGCCACAGGCCCTGCTCGACCTTCTCAAAGATCTCGCGCACAAGTTCCTTGTCGCCGAGTGCCGCGATGGCCAGACGGCGGGAATGCAGATCGCCGCGCTTGGCCCACGTGATGATCTTGTCAACGAGCGGACGAATCTCCTTCGCGCGGGACTCGACCGTCTTGATGCGGTCGTTCAGGAACAGCGCCTGGGCCAGGCTCTTCTTCATGGCCTTGGTGTGGCTGAAGTCGGTCCCCAGCTTGCGGCCCTTGTAATGATGTCGCATGACTAATTCTCCTAAAGCTTCAAATTGAGATCCATGGAAATGAGCTTGTCTTTCACTTCCTCGATGGACTTCGCACCAAAGTTCCTGATGTTGAGCAGGTCGTTCTCGGAGAACTCGACCAGCTGGCGCACGGAATGAATACCCGCACGCTTCAGGCAGTTGTACGAACGCACCGACAAGTCCAAGTCCTCAATCTGCTTGTCCAGTTCGGCGTTTGATTCCTGGCCTTCGGGCGCGAAGATGGACGGCACTTCGCCTTCCTCTTCGTCGACCACGTCGGACAGGCTCAAGAACGCCCCCATGTACTGGTTGATGATGTTGGCCGCGCGGCACACCGCATCGGTCGCGGTGAGCGAGCCGTCGGTCTCAACTTCCAGTACAAGCTTGTCGTAGTCGGTGCGCTGGCCGACGCGCGTGTCCGTCACGTCGATGGTGCACCGGCGAACCGGCGAGAACAACGAATCCACATGGATGACGCCGATGGGGTCTTCCGTGCGCTTGTTACGTTCTGCTGACACATAGCCACGGCCGACGCCGATGCGAATGGTCATGTCGAGCTGGCCGCCGTCGGTGACCGTCGCGATGACATGATCGGGGTTGACCAGGCTGAACTCGGTAGGCACTGCCAGGTCGGCGCCGGTGACCGTGCAGGGGCCTTCGGCGGAGACGTGGGCGGTGGCTTCCTCGACATCGTCGTTCAAAGCCGCGAAGACGAGGCCTTTCACGTTCAGCACGATGTCGGTAATATCTTCGATGACGCCTTCAGCAGTCGTGAACTCATGCTGCACGCCCTCGATTTGGATGGCCGTGGCCTTGGCGCCGTCCAAGGAGGACAGCAGGACGCGGCGCATGCAGTTACCCAGCGTGTAACCATAGCCGCGCTCGAGGGGTTCGACGATGAAGCGCGCTACTGTGTCGTTTACTTCTTCCGTTGTTACCGTCGGCCTCATGAACTCTGTCATGTTTGGCAAGCCTCCTTAACTTCGCAGCGATTACTTCGAGTAGAGTTCGACGATGAGCTGTTCGCGGATGTCCAGATCGATCTGATCGCGCTGCGGAAGGGCGAGCACGCTGCCCTGAAGTTTCTCGATGTCAACTTCGAGCCAGGCCGGAACCTGCACGCGCTCGTTGCTGATAAGGGCGCTCTTGATGACGAGCATGTCGCGAGCCTTGGGAGCAACAGCCACAAGGTCGCCGGGACGCACGCGGAACGACGGGATGTCGACGCGGCGGCCGTTGACGGAGATGTGTCCGTGGCGCACCTGCTGACGAGCTTCAGCGCGAGACTTGGCGAAGCCCAAACGATACACGACGTTGTCCAGGCGCGATTCCAGGATGCGCAGAAGGTTCTCGCCGGTAACGCCCTGCTGGCGGTTGGCCATGTCGTAATAGTGGCGGAACTGCTTTTCCATGACGCCGTAGATGCGCTTGGTCTTCTGCTTCTCGCGCAGCTGCTGGCGATATTCGCTTTCCTTCACGCGCTTCTTGCCGGCCTCGCCGGGGGCATAGTTGCGGCGCTCCATCGCGCACTTCTCCGTGTAGCAGCGGTCGCCCTTCAGGAAGAGCTTCGCACCTTCACGACGGCACAAACGGCAGTCCGCTCCAGTATAACGAGCCATATTTCTTGATCCTTTCAGTTACACGCGACGACGCTTGCGCGGACGGCAGCCATTATGCGGGATGGGGGTGCAATCCTGGATGCTCGAAACCTCCAGGCCAGCAGCCTGCAGGGAGCGGATGGCGGTCTCGCGGCCAGAACCCGGGCCCTTCACGAACACGGCCACCTTGCGCAGGCCGTGCTCCATGGCGGTCTTGGCGGCAGCCTCGGCGGCCATTTGAGCGGCGAACGGGGTGGACTTGCGCGAACCCTTGAAGCCGACGGTGCCGGCCGACTGCCAGGCAATGACGTTGCCTTGCGGATCAGTGATGCTCACGATGGTGTTGTTGAACGTGGACTTGATGTGAGCAGCGCCCACGGCAATATTCTTACGCTCAGAACGCTTGACGCGCGTGTTGCGTACGTTTTTCTTAGCCATTTAGCGATAACCTCACTACTTCTTCTTGCCGCCGATTTGCTTACGAGGACCCTTGCGCGTGCGAGCGTTCGTGTGCGTGCGCTGGCCGCGAACCGGCAGGCCGCGGCGATGGCGAAGGCCGCGGTAGCAGCCGATCTCCATGAGACGCTTCACGTTCTGGCTCACCTCGCGATGCAGGTCGCCTTCGACTTTCAGGTTGGCCTGAATGTAGTCGCGCAACTTCGTGAGGTCCTCCTCGGAGAGATCCTTCACGCGGACGTCCGGATCGACGCCCGTTTCCGCGATGATCTTCTTCGAGGTGGTCAGGCCGATGCCATAGATGTAGGTCAATGCGATCTCAATGCGCTTGTCGCGGGGAAGATCGACACCAATAAGACGTGCCATGAACTCAGTCCCTTTCTTCCTTAGCCCTGACGCTGCTTATGGCGCGGGTTCTCGCAGATAACGAGCACCTTGCCGTGGCGTCGGATGATCTTGCACTTGTCGCACATTTTTTTGACCGAAGGGCGTACCTTCATATCACTTTCCTTTCGGTTATGCGTCTACCAAATCTATCGTCACACCCAGCCGCTGGTGGTTTTTTCGCAGGCTGACCACGCCGTTCGTTGAAACGGCGCCTTGTTGATCGCTGAAATGCAGTTACTTGAAGCGATAGGTGATGCGACCGCGGTTGAGGTCGTACACCGACAGTTCGACCGTGACCTTGTCGCCCGGCAGAATCTTGATGTAGTGCATGCGCATTTTGCCGGAGATGTGGGCAAGGATCTTGTGCCCGTTTTCGAGCTCCACCTTGAACATGGCGTTGGGCAGGGCTTCGAGCACCGTGCCTTCAAGCTCTATGACGTCTTGTTTGGTCAAAACTGCTCCTTTATGCTTTGCGGACCTTTTGCAGCGACCATGAATAATAGCTCAAAGAAGCACGAGGGGGAGAAAAAAGGTGTTTGAGCACACAAAGCCAACAAACCTTGTTGGTTGAACGTACCTGCTTGTCAGGCGAGCGGTCTTTCAGCCGCGCAGCCCTGAGGTTGCCTTCCCCAGAAGCCGCCAGGTATGTGCGCCCGATGGCGCGGCCGCCTTGTCGGCCTGGATGCGCTTGCGTGATTGCAGAGAAGTCGCACATCCAAAAGATGAGTATAGGCACTGTAGCAGAAAGCGAAGCGGGGCGCAAGAGGTCGTGCACAATCGGGCCGGGAACGCGGCACGACCGGGCTGGCTGTCGGGACGAATGCGCCGCCGCCTGGCCGCCGGGAGTAATGCTGACCAATTCGGTCAGCATTACTCCCGCTTCAAGGAAGCGCCGGTCACGCCTCCTTCCGCGCACGCTTCGCGCCGACGAGGCGCACGACGGCGAACACGACCACGAAGATGCCGACGATCACGGCAGCGATGGCCGGCGCCCCCAGGCCCGCCGCCAAGCAGGCGCCCACGACCACGCGCACGCACAGCGCCGCGATCCAGGCCACCGCCAGCGCGCCTCCCGCCACGCCGAGCGCCCACGCGCCGCCCAGCTCGCGGCGCACCGCAGCCAGCGCGGCCACGCACGGCGTGTACAGCAGGCAAAACACCAAAAACGTGAGCGCCGTCAGCGCAGAAAGCGACGCCACGATGGCTTCCGTCGACCCGAACAAGATGGACAGCGTGGACACGACGCTTTCCTTCGCCATGACGCCGGTCACCAGGGCGCTGGTCACGCGCCAGTCGGCAAATCCCAGCGGCGCGAACACCGGCGACACCCACCCGGCGATGACCGCCAGCATCGACCCTTCCCCATCGGCCACCACGTTCATGCCGAAGTCGAACGTCTGCAGAAACCAGATGACGATAGTCGCGACGAAAATGACGGTGAACGCACGTTCCAAAAAGTCCTTCGCCTTTTCCCACAGCAGCTGTCCCACATTGCGCCAACTGGGAAAACGGTAGTTCGGCAACTCCATGACGAACGGCACAGCCTCGCCGGAGAACAGCGTGCGACGCAAAAGCAGCGCCACGAGCACGCCTATGAGGATGCCCCCGAAATACAGCCCCACCATGACCGCGGCCGCCATGGTCGGGAAGAACGCGGCGGCGAAAAAGCCGTAGATGGGCAGCTTGGCCGAACAGCTCATGAACGGCGTGAGCAGGATGGTCATCTTGCGGTCGCGCTCGGAAGGCAGCGTGCGGCTGGCCATGACGGCGGGCACGGTGCAGCCGAAGCCGACGAGCATCGGCACGATCGACCGGCCCGACAGCCCCACGCGACGCAGCAGCTTGTCCATCACGAACGCGATGCGGGCCATGTACCCCGTGTCTTCCAGCAGCGACAGGAAGAAGAACAGCGTCACGATGATGGGCAGAAACGACAGCACGCTGCCCACGCCGTTGAACACGCCGTCGATGACGAGCGATTGCAGCACGTCGTTGACCTGGGCCGCGGCCATAACATCCGACACTATGTCGGTCAATGCGGAGATGCCGGCCTCCAGCCAGTCGGACAGAAACGCGCCGATGACGTTGAACGTGAGCCAAAACACCGCCGCCATGATGGCCACAAACGCCGGAATGGCCGTGACGGGCCCGGTCAGAATGCGGTCGATGCGCACCGAACGCGCGTGCTCGCGGCTTTCCTGCGGCTTGATGACGCACTGCTCGCACACCCGCTCGATGAACGAGAAGCGCATGTCGGCGATGGCGGCCGCCCGGTCAAGCCCGCGCTCGACCTCCATCTGCGCCACGATGTGCTCGAGGGCGTCCTTCTCGTTGTCGTCGAGCTGCAGGCGGCGCAGCACCATCGGGTCGCCTTCCGCCAGCTTCGCCGCCGCAAACCGCAGCGGAATGCCGGCCCGCTCGGCGTGGTCCTCGATGAGGTGCATGATGCCGTGCAGGCACCGGTGCACCGCGCCGCCATGCTCGTCGGACGGACAGAAGTCCTGCACCGACGGCGGCTCCTGGAACCGCGCCACGTGCAACGCATGGTCCACGAGCTCGGCCGTGCCCTCGTTTTTCGCCGCCACGAGCGGCACGACGGGAATGCCCAGCAGCGCCTCCATGCGGTTCACTTCGATGGTGCCGCCGTTGCCCTCCACCTCGTCCATCATGTTGAGGGCCAAAACCGTCGGAATGCCCAGCTCAAGCAGCTGCATCGTCAGGTAGAGGTTGCGTTCGATGTTCGTGGCGTCCACGATGTTGATGATGCCGCGCGGCCGGCGCGACACGTCGTAGGGCGCTTCGGCCCCCGGCTCGGCGCTGTAATCGACGCCGTCCGGCGCGCCGAGCAGAAACTCGCGCGTGACCACCTCTTCGCTGGAATAAGGCGACATGGAATAGATGCCCGGCAGGTCGGTGACGAGCGTTTGCGGGCGGTCCTTGATGCGGCCGTCCTTGCGGTCGACCGTGACGCCGGGGAAGTTGCCGACGTGCTGGTTGGCGCCCGTCAGCGCGTTGAACAGCGTGGTCTTGCCGCAATTCTGGTTCCCCACCAGCGCAAACGTCAGCTCGGCGTCGCGCGGGAGGGGGTGTTCGGTCGCGCGGTCGTGGAACTTGCCACGCTCGCCCAGGCCGGGATGCTCGGCGGCGCGGGCGCGGGCGTACAGCGGATCGTCCGGTTCGAAGGCCAGGTCGCGGTCGGCGCCAGGCGCGACGGGGCACGCCAGTTCGGCGTTGCGCACGTCTTCCACGACGATGCGTTCGGCGTCGGCCAGGCGCAGCGTCAGTTCGTAGTTGCGCACGCGC from Xiamenia xianingshaonis encodes:
- the rplQ gene encoding 50S ribosomal protein L17, translated to MRHHYKGRKLGTDFSHTKAMKKSLAQALFLNDRIKTVESRAKEIRPLVDKIITWAKRGDLHSRRLAIAALGDKELVREIFEKVEQGLWQDRPGGYTRIMKLGNRKGDNAPMVIMELVTEPCVPKAERKAAAKKATPKKAAPKKVEKAEEEKPADELEEKVEEAVEAKEEAAEEAAETAEEAKEEAEAPKAE
- a CDS encoding DNA-directed RNA polymerase subunit alpha, whose translation is MTEFMRPTVTTEEVNDTVARFIVEPLERGYGYTLGNCMRRVLLSSLDGAKATAIQIEGVQHEFTTAEGVIEDITDIVLNVKGLVFAALNDDVEEATAHVSAEGPCTVTGADLAVPTEFSLVNPDHVIATVTDGGQLDMTIRIGVGRGYVSAERNKRTEDPIGVIHVDSLFSPVRRCTIDVTDTRVGQRTDYDKLVLEVETDGSLTATDAVCRAANIINQYMGAFLSLSDVVDEEEGEVPSIFAPEGQESNAELDKQIEDLDLSVRSYNCLKRAGIHSVRQLVEFSENDLLNIRNFGAKSIEEVKDKLISMDLNLKL
- the rpsD gene encoding 30S ribosomal protein S4, producing the protein MARYTGADCRLCRREGAKLFLKGDRCYTEKCAMERRNYAPGEAGKKRVKESEYRQQLREKQKTKRIYGVMEKQFRHYYDMANRQQGVTGENLLRILESRLDNVVYRLGFAKSRAEARQQVRHGHISVNGRRVDIPSFRVRPGDLVAVAPKARDMLVIKSALISNERVQVPAWLEVDIEKLQGSVLALPQRDQIDLDIREQLIVELYSK
- the rpsK gene encoding 30S ribosomal protein S11; this translates as MAKKNVRNTRVKRSERKNIAVGAAHIKSTFNNTIVSITDPQGNVIAWQSAGTVGFKGSRKSTPFAAQMAAEAAAKTAMEHGLRKVAVFVKGPGSGRETAIRSLQAAGLEVSSIQDCTPIPHNGCRPRKRRRV
- the rpsM gene encoding 30S ribosomal protein S13 translates to MARLIGVDLPRDKRIEIALTYIYGIGLTTSKKIIAETGVDPDVRVKDLSEEDLTKLRDYIQANLKVEGDLHREVSQNVKRLMEIGCYRGLRHRRGLPVRGQRTHTNARTRKGPRKQIGGKKK
- the rpmJ gene encoding 50S ribosomal protein L36, which codes for MKVRPSVKKMCDKCKIIRRHGKVLVICENPRHKQRQG
- the infA gene encoding translation initiation factor IF-1; amino-acid sequence: MTKQDVIELEGTVLEALPNAMFKVELENGHKILAHISGKMRMHYIKILPGDKVTVELSVYDLNRGRITYRFK
- the feoB gene encoding ferrous iron transport protein B; protein product: MTTTLDKLPIGKAATVAAVGGEGSLRQHLLDMGMIPQATVAMVKHAPLGDPIEVRVRNYELTLRLADAERIVVEDVRNAELACPVAPGADRDLAFEPDDPLYARARAAEHPGLGERGKFHDRATEHPLPRDAELTFALVGNQNCGKTTLFNALTGANQHVGNFPGVTVDRKDGRIKDRPQTLVTDLPGIYSMSPYSSEEVVTREFLLGAPDGVDYSAEPGAEAPYDVSRRPRGIINIVDATNIERNLYLTMQLLELGIPTVLALNMMDEVEGNGGTIEVNRMEALLGIPVVPLVAAKNEGTAELVDHALHVARFQEPPSVQDFCPSDEHGGAVHRCLHGIMHLIEDHAERAGIPLRFAAAKLAEGDPMVLRRLQLDDNEKDALEHIVAQMEVERGLDRAAAIADMRFSFIERVCEQCVIKPQESREHARSVRIDRILTGPVTAIPAFVAIMAAVFWLTFNVIGAFLSDWLEAGISALTDIVSDVMAAAQVNDVLQSLVIDGVFNGVGSVLSFLPIIVTLFFFLSLLEDTGYMARIAFVMDKLLRRVGLSGRSIVPMLVGFGCTVPAVMASRTLPSERDRKMTILLTPFMSCSAKLPIYGFFAAAFFPTMAAAVMVGLYFGGILIGVLVALLLRRTLFSGEAVPFVMELPNYRFPSWRNVGQLLWEKAKDFLERAFTVIFVATIVIWFLQTFDFGMNVVADGEGSMLAVIAGWVSPVFAPLGFADWRVTSALVTGVMAKESVVSTLSILFGSTEAIVASLSALTALTFLVFCLLYTPCVAALAAVRRELGGAWALGVAGGALAVAWIAALCVRVVVGACLAAGLGAPAIAAVIVGIFVVVFAVVRLVGAKRARKEA